One Hippocampus zosterae strain Florida chromosome 21, ASM2543408v3, whole genome shotgun sequence genomic region harbors:
- the ano6 gene encoding anoctamin-6 isoform X2 produces MRLRGNVYPEEFLPTYHGIQEGSTVVKVQLADFNGNPDSLFFNDGVRRIDFILVYEDEDRKEFEKRHTFARRKRRREYFEASLMKMGMELEATRSVADDNLMFVKVHMPWDTLCTYAEVLHIKMPIQPNDLSSQRSPWWHWLSVVTKPFYPDESLISKEAEFFTAPFEKDRLEYFYVKDRDVFFTSSMRSRMAYYILSRAPYEIRGNMKKFGIRKLLDGGVYKGAYPLHDCRFNVKSQEEGCPNERFRLYSEWAHPKSFYKMQPLDLIRKYYGEKIGIYFAWLGFYTIMLALAAVVGLSCFIYGYKTQETSTWSKEVCDPEIGGKIVMCPQCDQECKYWRLNSTCEASKKLCIFDNFGTLVFAVFMAIWVTLFLEFWKRYQAELEYQWDTVEFLEQQETPRPEYEAKCIYERKNPVTGVKEKVPYTACGRCVRVSIGIGTVLFWILLILASIVAITVYRLAAFFAFSARLRAQDLKELEPLKEYVTPQMATSVTASLISFVVIMILNMLYERVAIWITDFELPRTKTDYENSLTLKMFLFQFVNYYSSCFYIAFAKGKAVGYPGRPVYLLGKYRNEECDPGGCLIELTTQLSIIMGGKAIWNNIQEVLLPWVKNVIFRKCTRASSQKVIPRWEQDYQLQPMSKLGLFYEYLEMVIQFGFVTLFVASFPLAPVLALVNNLFEIRVDAWKITTQFRRIVPEKAQDIGAWQPILQGVAILAVATNAMIIAFTSDMIPRLVYYWSFSVYPYGEHDSQTMRGYIESSLSVFNISDFSNHSRPLSAPYNITTCRYRDFRYPPGHPKEYEYNIYYWHVIAAKMAFIIVVEHIVYLTKFILSYVIPDVPYAVREQMKREKYLTQVILHETNLKLVTKRLKPALDVTHKNSDGRMAKDEIGLDLEF; encoded by the exons ATGCGCTTGAGAGGAAATG TTTACCCCGAAGAGTTTCTGCCAACGTATCACGGAATTCAGGAAGGCTCGACGGTCGTTAAAGTGCAACTG GCCGACTTCAACGGCAATCCCGATTCGCTTTTCTTCAACGACGGCGTCCGCCGCATCGACTTCATCCTGGTCTACGAGGACGAGGACAGGAaggaatttgagaagagacacacTTTTGCACGGCGAAAG AGACGGCGGGAATATTTTGAGGCCAGCCTGATGAAAATGGGCATGGAATTGGAGGCCACACGATCC GTGGCGGACGACAACCTGATGTTCGTGAAAGTACACATGCCGTGGGACACGCTGTGCACGTACGCCGAGGTGCTGCACATCAAGATGCCCATCCAGCCCAACGACCTGTCGTCGCAACGCTCGCCGTGGTGGCACTGGCTGTCGGTGGTCACCAAACCCTTCTACCCGGACGAGAGCCTGATCAGCAAAGAGGCCGAGTTCTTCACCGCCCCCTTTGAGAAAGACCGCCTGGAGTACTTCTACGTCAAGGACCGGGATGTTTTCTTCACCTCGTCCATGCGCAGCAGGATG GCTTATTACATCTTGAGTCGAGCCCCTTATGAGATACGAGGCAACATGAAGAAATTCGGCATCCGGAAATTATTGGACGGCGGCGTTTACAAAGGTGCCTATCCCCTCCATGAT TGTAGGTTTAATGTGAAGTCGCAAGAAGAAGGCTGCCCCAACGAAAGGTTCCGCCTCTACAGCGAATGGGCTCACCCCAAAAGCTTCTACAAGATGCAGCCACTAGACCTCATAAG GAAGTACTACGGCGAGAAAATTGGAATTTACTTCGCCTGGTTGGGCTTCTACACCATCATGCTGGCCCTGGCCGCTGTTGTGGGTCTCAGTTGTTTCATATACGGATacaaaacacaagaaaccaGCACGTGGAG CAAAGAGGTGTGCGACCCGGAGATTGGCGGCAAAATAGTGATGTGCCCGCAGTGCGACCAGGAGTGCAAATACTGGCGGTTAAACAGCACCTGTGAAGCGTCAAAG AAACTGTGCATATTTGACAATTTTGGCACCTTGGTGTTTGCAGTTTTCATGGCGATCTGGG TGACACTGTTTCTGGAATTTTGGAAGCGCTACCAGGCCGAGCTGGAATACCAGTGGGACACGGTGGAGTTCCTGGAGCAGCAGGAGACGCCCCGGCCCGAGTATGAGGCCAAGTGTATATACGAGAGGAAAAACCCAGTCACGGGG gtgAAGGAAAAAGTGCCCTACACAGCCTGCGGACGATGCGTTCGAGTGTCAATAGGAATAGGGACAGTTTTATTCTGg ATCCTGCTCATCCTGGCCTCCATCGTGGCCATCACCGTCTACCGCCTGGCCGCCTTCTTCGCTTTCTCGGCCAGGCTGCGAGCGCAGGACCTGAAGGAGCTGGAGCCCCTCAAGGAGTACGTGACGCCGCAGATGGCCACGTCGGTCACGGCCTCGCTCATCAGCTTCGTGGTCATCATGATTCTCAACATGCTGTACGAACGGGTCGCCATCTGGATCACCGACTTCG AGCTGCCAAGGACCAAGACGGACTACGAGAACAGCCTGACGCTCAAGATGTTCCTCTTCCAGTTCGTCAACTACTACTCGTCTTGTTTCTACATCGCCTTTGCCAAAGGGAAAGCCGTCGGCTATCCCGGGCGACCCGTCTACCTCTTGGGAAAATACCGTAACGAGGAG TGTGATCCTGGCGGTTGTCTGATTGAACTGACCACTCAACTGTCAATCATCATGGGCGGGAAAGCCATCTGGAACAACATCCAAGAGGTCCTCTTACC GTGGGTGAAAAACGTCATCTTCCGCAAATGCACCCGCGCCTCGTCGCAGAAGGTGATTCCTCGCTGGGAGCAGGACTACCAGCTTCAGCCAATGTCCAAGTTGGGACTTTTCTATGAGTACCTGGAAATGG TCATCCAGTTTGGCTTCGTCACCCTCTTCGTGGCCTCCTTCCCCCTGGCTCCGGTCCTGGCGCTGGTCAACAACCTGTTTGAAATCCGCGTGGACGCCTGGAAAATCACCACGCAGTTCCGCCGCATCGTTCCCGAGAAGGCCCAGGACATCGGCGCCTGGCAGCCCATCCTGCAAGGCGTCGCCATCCTGGCCGTCGCCACCAAC GCGATGATCATCGCCTTCACCTCCGACATGATCCCGCGGCTGGTCTACTACTGGTCGTTCTCCGTGTACCCGTACGGAGAGCATGACTCTCAAACCATGCGGGGCTACATCGAAAGCTCCCTGTCCGTCTTCAACATCAGCGACTTCTCCAACCACAGCAGGCCGCTGAGCGCGCCGTACAACATCACCACCTGCAG gtaTCGAGATTTCCGCTACCCTCCCGGGCACCCGAAGGAATATGAATACAACATCTACTACTGGCATGTGATCGCTGCCAAAATGGCATTTATAATCGTTGTCGAG CACATCGTTTACCTGACCAAGTTCATCCTGTCCTACGTCATCCCCGACGTGCCGTACGCCGTCAGAGAGCAAATGAAGCGGGAGAAGTACCTGACGCAGGTCATCCTGCACGAGACCAACCTCAAACTGGTCACCAAGCGCCTGAAGCCGGCCCTCGACGTCACGCACAAGAACTCCGACGGCAGGATGGCCAAGGATGAAATCGGGCTGGATTtggaattttga
- the ano6 gene encoding anoctamin-6 isoform X1 — protein sequence MENDILEMESLSDAEELEGDAHLEMIEEDVVYPEEFLPTYHGIQEGSTVVKVQLADFNGNPDSLFFNDGVRRIDFILVYEDEDRKEFEKRHTFARRKRRREYFEASLMKMGMELEATRSVADDNLMFVKVHMPWDTLCTYAEVLHIKMPIQPNDLSSQRSPWWHWLSVVTKPFYPDESLISKEAEFFTAPFEKDRLEYFYVKDRDVFFTSSMRSRMAYYILSRAPYEIRGNMKKFGIRKLLDGGVYKGAYPLHDCRFNVKSQEEGCPNERFRLYSEWAHPKSFYKMQPLDLIRKYYGEKIGIYFAWLGFYTIMLALAAVVGLSCFIYGYKTQETSTWSKEVCDPEIGGKIVMCPQCDQECKYWRLNSTCEASKKLCIFDNFGTLVFAVFMAIWVTLFLEFWKRYQAELEYQWDTVEFLEQQETPRPEYEAKCIYERKNPVTGVKEKVPYTACGRCVRVSIGIGTVLFWILLILASIVAITVYRLAAFFAFSARLRAQDLKELEPLKEYVTPQMATSVTASLISFVVIMILNMLYERVAIWITDFELPRTKTDYENSLTLKMFLFQFVNYYSSCFYIAFAKGKAVGYPGRPVYLLGKYRNEECDPGGCLIELTTQLSIIMGGKAIWNNIQEVLLPWVKNVIFRKCTRASSQKVIPRWEQDYQLQPMSKLGLFYEYLEMVIQFGFVTLFVASFPLAPVLALVNNLFEIRVDAWKITTQFRRIVPEKAQDIGAWQPILQGVAILAVATNAMIIAFTSDMIPRLVYYWSFSVYPYGEHDSQTMRGYIESSLSVFNISDFSNHSRPLSAPYNITTCRYRDFRYPPGHPKEYEYNIYYWHVIAAKMAFIIVVEHIVYLTKFILSYVIPDVPYAVREQMKREKYLTQVILHETNLKLVTKRLKPALDVTHKNSDGRMAKDEIGLDLEF from the exons ATGGAGAACGACATCCTGGAGATGGAGTCCCTCTCTGACGCCGAGGAACTGGAGGGAGATGCCCACTTGGAAATGATAGAAGAAGACGTcg TTTACCCCGAAGAGTTTCTGCCAACGTATCACGGAATTCAGGAAGGCTCGACGGTCGTTAAAGTGCAACTG GCCGACTTCAACGGCAATCCCGATTCGCTTTTCTTCAACGACGGCGTCCGCCGCATCGACTTCATCCTGGTCTACGAGGACGAGGACAGGAaggaatttgagaagagacacacTTTTGCACGGCGAAAG AGACGGCGGGAATATTTTGAGGCCAGCCTGATGAAAATGGGCATGGAATTGGAGGCCACACGATCC GTGGCGGACGACAACCTGATGTTCGTGAAAGTACACATGCCGTGGGACACGCTGTGCACGTACGCCGAGGTGCTGCACATCAAGATGCCCATCCAGCCCAACGACCTGTCGTCGCAACGCTCGCCGTGGTGGCACTGGCTGTCGGTGGTCACCAAACCCTTCTACCCGGACGAGAGCCTGATCAGCAAAGAGGCCGAGTTCTTCACCGCCCCCTTTGAGAAAGACCGCCTGGAGTACTTCTACGTCAAGGACCGGGATGTTTTCTTCACCTCGTCCATGCGCAGCAGGATG GCTTATTACATCTTGAGTCGAGCCCCTTATGAGATACGAGGCAACATGAAGAAATTCGGCATCCGGAAATTATTGGACGGCGGCGTTTACAAAGGTGCCTATCCCCTCCATGAT TGTAGGTTTAATGTGAAGTCGCAAGAAGAAGGCTGCCCCAACGAAAGGTTCCGCCTCTACAGCGAATGGGCTCACCCCAAAAGCTTCTACAAGATGCAGCCACTAGACCTCATAAG GAAGTACTACGGCGAGAAAATTGGAATTTACTTCGCCTGGTTGGGCTTCTACACCATCATGCTGGCCCTGGCCGCTGTTGTGGGTCTCAGTTGTTTCATATACGGATacaaaacacaagaaaccaGCACGTGGAG CAAAGAGGTGTGCGACCCGGAGATTGGCGGCAAAATAGTGATGTGCCCGCAGTGCGACCAGGAGTGCAAATACTGGCGGTTAAACAGCACCTGTGAAGCGTCAAAG AAACTGTGCATATTTGACAATTTTGGCACCTTGGTGTTTGCAGTTTTCATGGCGATCTGGG TGACACTGTTTCTGGAATTTTGGAAGCGCTACCAGGCCGAGCTGGAATACCAGTGGGACACGGTGGAGTTCCTGGAGCAGCAGGAGACGCCCCGGCCCGAGTATGAGGCCAAGTGTATATACGAGAGGAAAAACCCAGTCACGGGG gtgAAGGAAAAAGTGCCCTACACAGCCTGCGGACGATGCGTTCGAGTGTCAATAGGAATAGGGACAGTTTTATTCTGg ATCCTGCTCATCCTGGCCTCCATCGTGGCCATCACCGTCTACCGCCTGGCCGCCTTCTTCGCTTTCTCGGCCAGGCTGCGAGCGCAGGACCTGAAGGAGCTGGAGCCCCTCAAGGAGTACGTGACGCCGCAGATGGCCACGTCGGTCACGGCCTCGCTCATCAGCTTCGTGGTCATCATGATTCTCAACATGCTGTACGAACGGGTCGCCATCTGGATCACCGACTTCG AGCTGCCAAGGACCAAGACGGACTACGAGAACAGCCTGACGCTCAAGATGTTCCTCTTCCAGTTCGTCAACTACTACTCGTCTTGTTTCTACATCGCCTTTGCCAAAGGGAAAGCCGTCGGCTATCCCGGGCGACCCGTCTACCTCTTGGGAAAATACCGTAACGAGGAG TGTGATCCTGGCGGTTGTCTGATTGAACTGACCACTCAACTGTCAATCATCATGGGCGGGAAAGCCATCTGGAACAACATCCAAGAGGTCCTCTTACC GTGGGTGAAAAACGTCATCTTCCGCAAATGCACCCGCGCCTCGTCGCAGAAGGTGATTCCTCGCTGGGAGCAGGACTACCAGCTTCAGCCAATGTCCAAGTTGGGACTTTTCTATGAGTACCTGGAAATGG TCATCCAGTTTGGCTTCGTCACCCTCTTCGTGGCCTCCTTCCCCCTGGCTCCGGTCCTGGCGCTGGTCAACAACCTGTTTGAAATCCGCGTGGACGCCTGGAAAATCACCACGCAGTTCCGCCGCATCGTTCCCGAGAAGGCCCAGGACATCGGCGCCTGGCAGCCCATCCTGCAAGGCGTCGCCATCCTGGCCGTCGCCACCAAC GCGATGATCATCGCCTTCACCTCCGACATGATCCCGCGGCTGGTCTACTACTGGTCGTTCTCCGTGTACCCGTACGGAGAGCATGACTCTCAAACCATGCGGGGCTACATCGAAAGCTCCCTGTCCGTCTTCAACATCAGCGACTTCTCCAACCACAGCAGGCCGCTGAGCGCGCCGTACAACATCACCACCTGCAG gtaTCGAGATTTCCGCTACCCTCCCGGGCACCCGAAGGAATATGAATACAACATCTACTACTGGCATGTGATCGCTGCCAAAATGGCATTTATAATCGTTGTCGAG CACATCGTTTACCTGACCAAGTTCATCCTGTCCTACGTCATCCCCGACGTGCCGTACGCCGTCAGAGAGCAAATGAAGCGGGAGAAGTACCTGACGCAGGTCATCCTGCACGAGACCAACCTCAAACTGGTCACCAAGCGCCTGAAGCCGGCCCTCGACGTCACGCACAAGAACTCCGACGGCAGGATGGCCAAGGATGAAATCGGGCTGGATTtggaattttga
- the ints13 gene encoding integrator complex subunit 13 isoform X2, which yields MKMFSVAHKTVFVVDHCPYMAESSRQQVECDVLTKSRGQGVIPLAPVSKSLWTCAVECSMEYCRILYDIYPLDKLINYIVSDSEFHLLNSWKRDCQSTHELMSSLAAVGPPNPCEDPECCSILHGLVAAVESLCKITELQHEKRIALMDMAERVANRGRIICLTNAKSDTHVRMLEDCIQETILEQNKLAAGSDRLMAIQQCELVLIHIYPQGDDTLVSDRPKKEVSPLLTSEVHSVRAGRHLATKLNILVQQHFDLASTTITNIPMKEEQHANTSANYDVELLHHKDAHMEFIKSGDLHMAGTSTRENGLKETVTLKWCTPRTISVELHYCTGAYRISPTDVNSRPSSCLTNFLLNGRSVLLEQPRKSGSKIISHMLSSHGGEIFLHVLNSTRSTLEDPPSISEGCGGRVTDYRITDFGEFMKENRLTPVSEAYHPAGKLPAEQAKAQLERHTRYWPMIISQTTIFNMQAVVPLASLIVKEALTEDDVLTCQKTVYNLVDMERKNDPLPISTVGSRGKGPKRDEQYRIMWNELETLVKTHAGATDRHQRVLDCIVACRSKPPEEEERKKRGRKREDREDRADKNGGKDVEDKSWKDAERAKSVPDKGDQESEVIKDSPDSPEPLIKKPRLATDEVESPEGAKGPVSLLSLWTNRITAKSRKRREFLGRARSVNSKFELYQHLKDENGMDVHENGKASR from the exons ATGAAGATGTTCTCAGTAGCCCACAAGACTGTCTTTGTGGTGGACCACTGTCCCTACATGGCTGAGTCCAGTCGTCAACAGGTTGAGTGTGATGTGCTGACCAAAAGCCGAGGCCAGGGAGTCATCCCTCTGGCTCCCGTGTCCAAGTCCCTGTGGACGTGTGCTGTGGAGTGCTCCATGGAATATTGCCGCATCCTCTATGACATTTACCCGCTGGACAAATTG ATTAACTACATTGTGAGTGACTCTGAGTTCCACCTCTTGAATAGCTGGAAACGTGATTGCCAGAGCACTCATGAG CTCATGTCATCTCTGGCCGCGGTGGGGCCCCCCAACCCGTGCGAGGACCCCGAGTGCTGCAGCATCCTGCACGGGCTGGTAGCGGCGGTGGAGTCGCTGTGCAAGATCACCGAACTTCAGCACGAGAAGCGCATCGCCCTCATGGACATGGCTGAGCGAGTAGCCAATCGGGGTCGGATTATCTGTCTGACAAATGCCAAAAG TGACACTCATGTGCGCATGTTGGAAGATTGCATTCAGGAGACCATTTTGGAGCAAAACAAGCTGGCAGCAGGGTCCGACAG ATTGATGGCCATCCAGCAATGCGAGCTGGTCCTCATTCACATCTACCCCCAGGGCGACGACACACTGGTGTCTGACCGGCCCAAAAAGGAG GTGTCGCCTCTGCTAACCAGCGAGGTTCACAGCGTCCGCGCGGGGAGGCACTTGGCCACCAAGCTGAACATCCTGGTGCAGCAGCACTTTGACTTGGCCTCCACCACCATCACGAACATCCCCATGAAG GAAGAGCAGCACGCCAACACGTCGGCCAATTACGACGTGGAGCTGCTGCATCACAAGGACGCCCACATGGAGTTTATTAAAAGCG GGGACTTGCATATGGCCGGCACCAGCACGCGGGAGAACGGACTTAAAGAAACGGTCACGCTGAAATGGTGCACGCCGAGAACCATTTCCGTCG AGTTGCACTACTGCACAGGAGCGTATCGCATATCGCCCACGGACGTCAACAGTCGTCCTTCGTCGTGTTTGACCAACTTTCTCCTCAACG GTCGATCGGTGCTACTGGAGCAGCCGAGGAAATCGGGCTCCAAGATCATCAGCCACATGCTCAGCAGCCACGGGGGCGAGATCTTCCTACACGTGCTCAACAGCACTCGCTCCACGCTGGAGGACCCGCCTTCCATCAGCGAGGGCTGCGGCGGGCGCGTGACGGACTATCGCATCACC GACTTTGGCGAGTTCATGAAGGAAAACCGCCTCACTCCCGTTTCGGAGGCTTATCATCCGGCAGGGAAGCTGCCGGCGGAGCAGGCCAAAGCGCAACTTGAACGCCACACACGCTACTGGCCCATGATCATCTCCCAGACCACCATTTTCAACATGCAGGCA GTCGTTCCTCTAGCCAGCCTGATCGTAAAGGAGGCTCTGACCGAGGACGACGTCCTCACCTGCCAGAAGACCGTCTACAACCTGGTGGACATGGAAAGGAAGAACGACCCTCTTCCCATCTCCACCGTGGGTTCCAGAGGCAAAGGCCCCAAGAG AGACGAGCAGTATCGCATCATGTGGAACGAGCTGGAGACTTtggtgaaaacccacgccgggGCCACCGACAGGCACCAGAGGGTCCTGGACTGCATCGTCGCCTGCCGTAGCAAACCtcccgaggaggaggagagaaagaAGCGAGGCAGGAAAAGGGAGGACAGGGAAGACCGGGCAGACAAAAACGGGGGGAAGGACGTGGAGGACAAAAGCTGGAAAGACGCCGAGAG GGCCAAAAGTGTGCCGGATAAAGGGGACCAGGAGTCTGAAGTCATCAAGGACTCACCGGACTCCCCAGAGCCCCTCATCAAGAAACCCCGTCTGGCCACTGACGAGGTTGAGTCACCAGAGGGCGCCAAAG GTCCCGTCTCACTCCTCTCTCTGTGGACCAATCGGATCACCGCCAAGTCCAGGAAGCGGCGGGAGTTTCTCGGCAGAGCGCGCTCGGTCAACAGCAAGTTTGAGCTGTACCAGCACCTCAAAGATGAAAACGG GATGGATGTTCATGAAAATGGCAAGGCCTCCAGATGA
- the ints13 gene encoding integrator complex subunit 13 isoform X1: protein MKMFSVAHKTVFVVDHCPYMAESSRQQVECDVLTKSRGQGVIPLAPVSKSLWTCAVECSMEYCRILYDIYPLDKLINYIVSDSEFHLLNSWKRDCQSTHELMSSLAAVGPPNPCEDPECCSILHGLVAAVESLCKITELQHEKRIALMDMAERVANRGRIICLTNAKSDTHVRMLEDCIQETILEQNKLAAGSDRLMAIQQCELVLIHIYPQGDDTLVSDRPKKEVSPLLTSEVHSVRAGRHLATKLNILVQQHFDLASTTITNIPMKEEQHANTSANYDVELLHHKDAHMEFIKSGDLHMAGTSTRENGLKETVTLKWCTPRTISVELHYCTGAYRISPTDVNSRPSSCLTNFLLNGRSVLLEQPRKSGSKIISHMLSSHGGEIFLHVLNSTRSTLEDPPSISEGCGGRVTDYRITDFGEFMKENRLTPVSEAYHPAGKLPAEQAKAQLERHTRYWPMIISQTTIFNMQAVVPLASLIVKEALTEDDVLTCQKTVYNLVDMERKNDPLPISTVGSRGKGPKRDEQYRIMWNELETLVKTHAGATDRHQRVLDCIVACRSKPPEEEERKKRGRKREDREDRADKNGGKDVEDKSWKDAERRVIDMAKSVPDKGDQESEVIKDSPDSPEPLIKKPRLATDEVESPEGAKGPVSLLSLWTNRITAKSRKRREFLGRARSVNSKFELYQHLKDENGMDVHENGKASR from the exons ATGAAGATGTTCTCAGTAGCCCACAAGACTGTCTTTGTGGTGGACCACTGTCCCTACATGGCTGAGTCCAGTCGTCAACAGGTTGAGTGTGATGTGCTGACCAAAAGCCGAGGCCAGGGAGTCATCCCTCTGGCTCCCGTGTCCAAGTCCCTGTGGACGTGTGCTGTGGAGTGCTCCATGGAATATTGCCGCATCCTCTATGACATTTACCCGCTGGACAAATTG ATTAACTACATTGTGAGTGACTCTGAGTTCCACCTCTTGAATAGCTGGAAACGTGATTGCCAGAGCACTCATGAG CTCATGTCATCTCTGGCCGCGGTGGGGCCCCCCAACCCGTGCGAGGACCCCGAGTGCTGCAGCATCCTGCACGGGCTGGTAGCGGCGGTGGAGTCGCTGTGCAAGATCACCGAACTTCAGCACGAGAAGCGCATCGCCCTCATGGACATGGCTGAGCGAGTAGCCAATCGGGGTCGGATTATCTGTCTGACAAATGCCAAAAG TGACACTCATGTGCGCATGTTGGAAGATTGCATTCAGGAGACCATTTTGGAGCAAAACAAGCTGGCAGCAGGGTCCGACAG ATTGATGGCCATCCAGCAATGCGAGCTGGTCCTCATTCACATCTACCCCCAGGGCGACGACACACTGGTGTCTGACCGGCCCAAAAAGGAG GTGTCGCCTCTGCTAACCAGCGAGGTTCACAGCGTCCGCGCGGGGAGGCACTTGGCCACCAAGCTGAACATCCTGGTGCAGCAGCACTTTGACTTGGCCTCCACCACCATCACGAACATCCCCATGAAG GAAGAGCAGCACGCCAACACGTCGGCCAATTACGACGTGGAGCTGCTGCATCACAAGGACGCCCACATGGAGTTTATTAAAAGCG GGGACTTGCATATGGCCGGCACCAGCACGCGGGAGAACGGACTTAAAGAAACGGTCACGCTGAAATGGTGCACGCCGAGAACCATTTCCGTCG AGTTGCACTACTGCACAGGAGCGTATCGCATATCGCCCACGGACGTCAACAGTCGTCCTTCGTCGTGTTTGACCAACTTTCTCCTCAACG GTCGATCGGTGCTACTGGAGCAGCCGAGGAAATCGGGCTCCAAGATCATCAGCCACATGCTCAGCAGCCACGGGGGCGAGATCTTCCTACACGTGCTCAACAGCACTCGCTCCACGCTGGAGGACCCGCCTTCCATCAGCGAGGGCTGCGGCGGGCGCGTGACGGACTATCGCATCACC GACTTTGGCGAGTTCATGAAGGAAAACCGCCTCACTCCCGTTTCGGAGGCTTATCATCCGGCAGGGAAGCTGCCGGCGGAGCAGGCCAAAGCGCAACTTGAACGCCACACACGCTACTGGCCCATGATCATCTCCCAGACCACCATTTTCAACATGCAGGCA GTCGTTCCTCTAGCCAGCCTGATCGTAAAGGAGGCTCTGACCGAGGACGACGTCCTCACCTGCCAGAAGACCGTCTACAACCTGGTGGACATGGAAAGGAAGAACGACCCTCTTCCCATCTCCACCGTGGGTTCCAGAGGCAAAGGCCCCAAGAG AGACGAGCAGTATCGCATCATGTGGAACGAGCTGGAGACTTtggtgaaaacccacgccgggGCCACCGACAGGCACCAGAGGGTCCTGGACTGCATCGTCGCCTGCCGTAGCAAACCtcccgaggaggaggagagaaagaAGCGAGGCAGGAAAAGGGAGGACAGGGAAGACCGGGCAGACAAAAACGGGGGGAAGGACGTGGAGGACAAAAGCTGGAAAGACGCCGAGAGGCGAGTCATTGACAT GGCCAAAAGTGTGCCGGATAAAGGGGACCAGGAGTCTGAAGTCATCAAGGACTCACCGGACTCCCCAGAGCCCCTCATCAAGAAACCCCGTCTGGCCACTGACGAGGTTGAGTCACCAGAGGGCGCCAAAG GTCCCGTCTCACTCCTCTCTCTGTGGACCAATCGGATCACCGCCAAGTCCAGGAAGCGGCGGGAGTTTCTCGGCAGAGCGCGCTCGGTCAACAGCAAGTTTGAGCTGTACCAGCACCTCAAAGATGAAAACGG GATGGATGTTCATGAAAATGGCAAGGCCTCCAGATGA